TCACCACCAGCCAGGCCGCGGCCACCACTGTCCGAGCCGGGTGAGCAGTGTGATCAGGGCGAGCGGCGTCGTCGGCCTCGGCGACCAGGACGGCGATGTCGTCCGGGCTGCCGGCGACGCGGTCGGCCAGGTCGTCGGCCAGCCAGGACCAGTCCTGCGACCACACCTCGGACTCCATCGCGGCGATCCGGTCCAGATCGGCCCGGCCGGCGACGGCGCGGATCGTGACGCCCTCCGGCACCCGGCCGGCGTCCAGGACGTCGGTCACCCGGCCGACGACCACCGACTCCTCGTCCTCGGGCACGAACCCGGCCGCCTCCAGGAAGCCGCGCAGCCGCGGGTGGTCGTTGCTGTAGTACTTCCACTCCACCGCTTCGTTCCGCTCGGCGAAGAAGTCCCGCGCGCGCCGGACGTAGCCCTCCACCTCGTCGTCCGAGACGCCGGCGAGCCCGTCGGAGAACACGAAGGCGCGATGCGGCGTGGTCACCCGCAGCACCC
This Actinopolymorpha cephalotaxi DNA region includes the following protein-coding sequences:
- a CDS encoding GNAT family N-acetyltransferase, which encodes TSTPAELLAAHDAQVRATVAARMPLTWTPHPDGRVLRVTTPHRAFVFSDGLAGVSDDEVEGYVRRARDFFAERNEAVEWKYYSNDHPRLRGFLEAAGFVPEDEESVVVGRVTDVLDAGRVPEGVTIRAVAGRADLDRIAAMESEVWSQDWSWLADDLADRVAGSPDDIAVLVAEADDAARPDHTAHPARTVVAAAWLVVMPGTRFGGLWGGSTLAEWRGRGIYRALVAERARIARAKGLEFLQVDASEDSRPILERLGTFKVATTIPYVWTPRAS